The Oreochromis niloticus isolate F11D_XX linkage group LG15, O_niloticus_UMD_NMBU, whole genome shotgun sequence genome includes a region encoding these proteins:
- the aldh8a1 gene encoding 2-aminomuconic semialdehyde dehydrogenase, whose protein sequence is MSKTSEEHSLLVLENYIGGKFVSCRSYIDSYDPSTGEVYCKVPHSGKEEVDAAVAAAKEAFPEWSARSPEQRAKILHKLADLIEANLEEFAQAESKDQGKTITAARTVDIPRAAYNFRFFSTSMLHHTTDCSPMDHMGCLNYTVRCPVGVAGLISPWNLPLYLLTWKIAPAIAAGNTVVAKPSEMTSVTAWMLCKLIQQAGVPPGVVNIVFGSGPRAGDALVSHPEVPLISFTGSTATAQRITERSAPYCKKLSLELGGKNPAIIFADADLDQCIETTVRSSFLNQGEICLCTSRIYVERSIYSEFLERFVAAAKKWKTGVPSDPSSKNGALISKEHLEKVRSYIALAKSEGGIIHCGEGLDQLDLPEHNKSGYFMPTTVITGISDSSRVMQEEIFGPVTCISPFDTEDEAVARGNGVRYGLSATVWSKDVGKVHRVAQRLQAGLVWTNCWLVRDLNLPFGGMKNSGVGREGGKDSYHFFTEVKSITIKH, encoded by the exons ATGTCAAAAACTTCAGAAGAGCACTCACTTTTGGTTCTGGAGAACTACATCGGAGGAAAGTTCGTCTCTTGTCGGAGTTACATCGACTCCTATGACCCATCAACTGGCGAGGTCTACTGCAAAGTGCCACACAGTGGcaaggaggag GTGGATGCAGCAGTGGCAGCAGCTAAAGAAGCGTTCCCAGAATGGTCTGCACGCAGCCCAGAGCAGCGAGCGAAGATCCTCCACAAACTGGCTGACCTTATTGAGGCCAACCTTGAGGAGTTTGCACAAGCTGAGTCCAAAGACCAAG GTAAAACGATAACAGCTGCACGGACTGTGGATATTCCCCGGGCAGCATACAACTTCCGCTTCTTTTCGACATCCATGCTTCACCACACCACCGACTGCAGCCCAATGGACCACATGGGCTGCCTGAACTACACTGTCCGCTGCCCCGTGGGAGTGG CCGGTTTGATCAGTCCCTGGAATCTGCCCCTGTACCTTCTGACCTGGAAAATTGCACCTGCAATCGCTGCAGGCAACACAGTGGTGGCCAAACCCAGCGAGATGACCTCTGTGACCGCCTGGATGCTCTGCAAGTTGATCCAGCAAGCAG GTGTTCCTCCCGGTGTCGTCAACATCGTATTTGGCAGTGGTCCAAGAGCTGGTGACGCGCTCGTTAGTCACCCTGAGGTCCCTTTAATCTCCTTCACTGGGTCCACAGCCACTGCCCAGCGCATTACCGAGCGGAGCGCCCCCTACTGTAAGAAGCTCTCACTGGAGCTGGGAGGCAAGAACCCAGCCATTATTTTTGCTGATGCAGACTTAGATCAGTGCATCGAGACCACCGTCCGATCCAGCTTTCTCAATCAG GGAGAAATCTGCCTGTGTACCAGCAGGATTTATGTAGAGAGGAGTATTTACTCGGAGTTCCTGGAAAGGTTTGTGGCTGCGGCTAAAAAGTGGAAGACTGGTGTCCCCTCTGACCCCAGCAGCAAAAATGGAGCGCTCATCAGCAAAGAGCACCTGGAGAAG GTTCGTAGCTATATAGCCCTGGCCAAATCAGAAGGCGGCATAATTCACTGCGGTGAGGGGCTCGACCAGCTGGACCTCCCGGAGCACAACAAGTCTGGATACTTCATGCCGACGACGGTCATCACAGGCATATCTGACAGCTCCCGTGTCATGCAGGAGGAGATCTTTGGCCCCGTCACCTGCATCAGCCCCTTTGATACTGAGGATGAAGCTGTTGCCAGGGGCAATGGCGTACGTTACGGTCTGTCAGCCACAGTGTGGTCCAAGGATGTGGGGAAGGTTCACAGGGTGGCCCAGCGGCTGCAAGCAGGTCTGGTGTGGACCAACTGCTGGCTGGTGAGAGATCTGAACCTCCCATTTGGAGGAATGAAGAACTCTGGTGTGGGAAGGGAGGGAGGAAAAGATTCCTATCACTTCTTCACAGAGGTGAAGAGTATCACTATCAAGCACTGA